One Silene latifolia isolate original U9 population chromosome 4, ASM4854445v1, whole genome shotgun sequence DNA segment encodes these proteins:
- the LOC141651439 gene encoding uncharacterized protein LOC141651439: MIGFWNVRGLNSPAKQKFIKWFLHHHQVGLFGLLETKVKPSSLNGVRDNICNGWCVSTNTQYHKGGRVWILWKPNLFNIQFIEYNAQFIHTIVKDLANGSMFHFTIVYAFNGIQERKSLWSRLIAFNLSIQGPWFIGGDFNAVLKPSERLGGVTSEEEMEDFQHCLEQCCMVDMPATGSFYTWNNKQKAATI; this comes from the coding sequence ATGATAggcttttggaatgttaggggactGAATAGTCCAGCTAAGCAGAAGTTCATTAAATGGTTTCTTCACCATCATCAGGTTGGATtatttggtctccttgagacGAAGGTTAAGCCTTCATCTCTAAATGGAGTTAGGGATAATATTTGTAATGGTTGGTGTGTTTCTACAAATACTCAGTACCATAAAGGTGGAAGAGTTTGGATCTTATGGAAGCCTAATCTGTTCAATATTCAATTTATTGAGTACAATGCTCAATTTATACATACTATTGTTAAGGATCTTGCTAATGGGTCAATGTTTCACTTTACTATTGTCTATGCCTTTAATGGTATACAAGAGAGAAAGTCCTTATGGAGTAGATTAATTGCCTTCAACCTGAGTATACAGGGTCCTTGGTTCATAGGGGGAGATTTTAATGCTGTCCTTAAACCTAGTGAACGTTTGGGAGGAGTTACCTCTGAGGAGGAAATGGAAGATTTTCAACATTGTCTAGAGCAGTGTTGTATGGTGGATATGCCTGCAACTGGTTCTTTCTACACCTGGAATAACAAGCAAAAAGCAGCTACTATCTAG